One segment of Anatilimnocola aggregata DNA contains the following:
- a CDS encoding DinB family protein, translating to MSQFAAMILPEFDEEMANTRKVLERVPDEKFDWRCHPKSNTMGWNANHLAEIPGWVEGTLTQPFWDAEPENGPKYAMPQCQNTKEVLELFDKNVAEGHAAIAAVKDEDTEFVWSLKVKGTPIITMPRKQVIRAFILSHTIHHRAHLCVYLRLNDIPVPGMYGPSADE from the coding sequence ATGAGCCAGTTTGCAGCGATGATTCTTCCCGAGTTCGATGAGGAGATGGCCAACACGCGGAAGGTGCTGGAGCGCGTGCCAGACGAGAAGTTCGACTGGCGTTGCCATCCCAAGTCCAACACCATGGGTTGGAATGCCAATCACCTGGCCGAGATTCCGGGCTGGGTGGAAGGGACACTCACGCAGCCTTTTTGGGATGCGGAGCCCGAGAATGGCCCCAAGTATGCGATGCCGCAATGCCAGAACACGAAGGAAGTACTGGAGCTATTTGATAAGAATGTCGCTGAAGGCCACGCGGCAATCGCCGCTGTGAAAGATGAAGACACGGAGTTCGTGTGGTCCCTAAAAGTAAAGGGGACGCCGATCATCACCATGCCGCGCAAGCAAGTGATTCGGGCGTTCATCCTCAGCCATACGATTCACCATCGCGCACATCTGTGCGTCTATCTGCGATTGAACGACATCCCCGTGCCGGGCATGTATGGACCGTCGGCTGATGAGTAG
- a CDS encoding UDP-2,3-diacylglucosamine diphosphatase, with protein sequence MIARQARRRVRSIFLSDLHLGCRYSRAGELLALLDRHEPEYLYLVGDIIDGWRLKRRWHWQPEYSQLLQRIIELASRGVQIRYTPGNHDAFLRPFVNDFGFVEIADEFIHETATGQRLLVLHGDQFDTVEIRAQWLSVLGSVAYDTLLFAASGISRMQKLLGYEPTDLTGNLKRRVKQAVRFVSNFEERLARHARETGCDGVVCGHVHTPTAMQLHEVRYFNTGDWVENRSALIEYTDASLEILHLPAATTDCCPVTYSPDSTADDSAWQPKEPRFKGEQLVVHRPRIPVAV encoded by the coding sequence ATGATCGCCCGACAGGCAAGACGCCGCGTCCGCAGCATCTTTTTGAGTGATCTCCACCTGGGCTGCCGTTACAGCCGAGCCGGCGAATTGCTCGCTTTGCTCGATCGTCACGAGCCGGAGTATCTGTACCTCGTGGGGGACATCATCGACGGCTGGCGGTTAAAACGTCGCTGGCATTGGCAACCTGAATACAGTCAGCTCCTGCAGCGGATTATCGAACTCGCCAGCCGCGGCGTGCAGATTCGGTATACGCCCGGGAATCACGATGCTTTCCTGCGACCGTTCGTCAACGACTTTGGCTTCGTCGAAATTGCCGACGAATTCATTCACGAAACGGCCACTGGTCAGCGGTTGTTGGTGCTGCACGGCGATCAGTTCGACACGGTCGAGATTCGTGCGCAATGGCTGAGCGTGCTGGGTTCGGTGGCTTACGACACCCTGCTGTTCGCAGCCAGTGGCATTAGCCGCATGCAGAAACTGCTCGGCTACGAGCCTACCGACCTAACCGGCAATCTCAAACGTCGCGTGAAGCAGGCCGTCCGCTTCGTCAGCAACTTTGAAGAGCGCCTGGCCCGGCACGCGCGTGAGACTGGCTGTGACGGCGTGGTCTGCGGCCATGTTCATACACCGACCGCGATGCAGTTGCACGAGGTGCGCTATTTCAATACCGGAGATTGGGTTGAGAACCGCTCGGCGCTAATCGAATACACCGACGCCTCGCTCGAGATTTTGCACCTGCCCGCCGCCACGACCGACTGTTGTCCGGTCACCTATTCGCCGGACAGCACCGCGGACGACAGCGCCTGGCAACCGAAGGAACCGAGATTTAAGGGTGAGCAGTTAGTCGTCCATCGCCCAAGAATTCCAGTGGCCGTCTAA
- a CDS encoding glycosyltransferase family protein, whose translation MAKIFYSMAGEGRGHAARVRSIVELLRDEHELVLFAPDQAYEFLAPRYPAGTANVEVRRIPGLRFHYTSNRLNLSRTVLRGLGYLWKLPALVEQLKQAIRAEEPDLAITDFEPALPRAARACGVPFLSLNHQHFLVACDLRSLPWSLQRYADLMGLAVQAHHWGQKETIVSSFFQAPLRRGYHDVKQVGPLLRPEIRRAVVSSGDFLVSYLRPNTPDRVIEILSKSTRQVRAYGLGRLPERGSIRFCELSEQGFVNDLAQCAAVVGAAGNQTLGESLYLGKPVLALPESQHHEQLINSHFLEQMKAGHFVPVEEFEPRHLDRFVTALDDLRGPLLGDCMVHDGNSAAVATIRGHLPRSSKLRSSTPPRRELVAS comes from the coding sequence ATGGCCAAGATTTTCTACAGTATGGCCGGTGAAGGTCGGGGGCATGCTGCCCGCGTGCGGAGCATCGTCGAACTGCTCCGGGATGAACATGAGCTGGTGCTGTTCGCGCCCGATCAAGCTTATGAGTTTCTCGCGCCGCGCTATCCCGCGGGGACAGCGAACGTGGAAGTGCGGCGCATTCCCGGGCTGCGCTTTCACTACACCAGCAATCGGTTGAATCTGTCGCGCACCGTCCTCCGAGGGCTGGGATACTTGTGGAAGCTGCCGGCCCTCGTCGAACAATTGAAGCAAGCGATTCGCGCCGAAGAGCCCGACCTGGCGATCACCGATTTTGAGCCCGCATTGCCGCGCGCCGCACGCGCTTGTGGTGTGCCGTTTCTCAGTTTGAATCACCAGCACTTCCTGGTGGCCTGCGATCTGCGCTCGCTCCCTTGGAGCTTGCAACGCTACGCCGACTTGATGGGGCTCGCGGTGCAGGCCCATCACTGGGGACAGAAGGAAACGATCGTTTCCTCGTTCTTTCAAGCACCGCTGCGGCGAGGTTATCACGATGTGAAACAAGTCGGACCGTTGCTGCGGCCTGAGATTCGCCGCGCTGTCGTCAGCAGCGGCGACTTTCTCGTTTCCTACCTGCGACCCAACACGCCGGACCGTGTCATTGAGATCTTGAGCAAGAGCACACGGCAAGTTCGCGCTTATGGACTCGGGCGCCTTCCTGAGCGTGGCAGCATTCGCTTTTGCGAACTGAGCGAGCAGGGATTTGTGAATGACCTGGCGCAGTGTGCGGCTGTTGTAGGTGCCGCGGGAAACCAAACCTTGGGAGAATCGCTCTATCTCGGCAAGCCAGTTCTCGCCCTCCCCGAATCGCAACATCACGAACAACTAATCAACTCGCACTTCTTGGAGCAGATGAAAGCCGGGCACTTCGTCCCCGTGGAAGAATTTGAACCTCGGCACCTCGATCGTTTTGTGACAGCACTGGACGACTTGCGCGGGCCGCTACTCGGCGATTGCATGGTCCATGACGGCAACTCCGCCGCAGTCGCGACAATTCGCGGTCATTTGCCGCGATCCAGTAAACTGAGAAGTTCAACGCCGCCGCGACGGGAGTTGGTGGCATCGTAG
- a CDS encoding YezD family protein, producing the protein MSTAQPALRRFSAPYRAQSRPGPAEQPALDEQIRAAIAGVNFGSVSIVVQDGVIVQLERIEKIRPAKADPVKP; encoded by the coding sequence ATGTCGACAGCTCAACCCGCCCTGCGTCGTTTCTCTGCTCCGTATCGTGCTCAGTCTCGTCCTGGTCCTGCCGAACAACCGGCGCTGGACGAACAGATTCGGGCAGCGATCGCTGGAGTTAACTTCGGTTCCGTCTCGATCGTGGTGCAGGACGGAGTCATCGTCCAACTGGAGCGGATCGAGAAAATCAGACCCGCTAAGGCCGACCCCGTCAAACCCTAG
- a CDS encoding DUF997 family protein translates to MPAPRPILPHPILQSARREAIIVACVWAAAGTWSVAYCTLHGYGATPDKLHFTLGFPTWIFWGIVAPWVLCAGISLFVANVLMTDADLGLEPGEEEDPFDA, encoded by the coding sequence ATGCCGGCTCCCCGTCCCATTTTGCCCCATCCCATTTTGCAAAGTGCTCGGCGCGAAGCGATCATCGTCGCTTGCGTCTGGGCAGCAGCCGGCACGTGGTCCGTGGCCTATTGCACGTTGCACGGCTACGGCGCGACCCCCGATAAGTTGCACTTCACACTGGGTTTTCCCACGTGGATCTTTTGGGGAATCGTGGCACCGTGGGTGCTGTGTGCGGGAATTTCGCTCTTTGTCGCTAATGTTCTGATGACCGACGCCGACCTGGGCCTGGAACCAGGAGAAGAAGAGGATCCGTTTGATGCTTGA
- a CDS encoding PSD1 and planctomycete cytochrome C domain-containing protein produces the protein MPARNPNRLLLLHLAALLSLACVGSRSLWADPAEAKKIARAAAENPAKVEFFEKKIRPILVSNCNSCHSAETNSRGGLRVDDLGGLLMGGASGAAIVPGNPGDSLLIQAVRYEGLEMPPKKRLTDEQIADLTTWITDGAAWPKAEFSADLTKPNAKYEELRKSHWAWQPLTSTTPPSVVSQAWPRDELDRYVLAKLEESKLAPVADAEKRDLIRRVTFDLTGLPPTLDQIAAFLADDSPQAFEKMVDGLLASPAFGERWGRHWLDVARYGESTGSARNLPYPHAWRYRDYVIDSINADKPYDQFIREQIAGDLLPSDSPEQKAEQLVATGLLALGVKDVNQRFKVRFIMDNIDEQIDTVTRSVLALTASCARCHDHKFDPIPTADYYALAGIFQSSDLCGGLRNKMGGGGLDYYDKSLLLTISSASAESAEPSAKEAEAKENLELARKEFQRLQNSPEGNEKAKDGRPKKLVARQKFNKAQQDLQAMSDPALLGHVAYGVRDSQQIADTEIRIRGEAEKLGPVVPRGFLSVVDVPNAKPVNVEQSGRLELALWLTSPENPLTSRVMANRVWQKLFGDGLVKSVDNFGVTGEAPSHPELLDHLAQRFVSDGWSVKNLVRSIVLSRTYQLSSQETTAHRNVDPANRLLWRHNPRRLTAEEIRDASLVATSTLDPQRPTSATSKNLKVTEIRNNGPEAATIGNEALASKHRSVYLPLLRGLTPTSLAVFDPAEQGMVSGARDTTTVAPQALYLLNDPFVRQQAMELTVRVQQQTTDDAERISLAYELVLGRPASDSEIARVQSYLIDFEQTAQEVFPNSKPASKVQVAAVSANDEVTDAASSSTAKKKSTAPADPDNVDQTDLTVRKDVSGPRDPKLAAWASFCQALFGSAEFRYLK, from the coding sequence ATGCCTGCCCGCAATCCTAACCGCCTACTACTTCTGCATTTAGCAGCTTTGCTAAGTTTGGCTTGTGTAGGCTCCCGCAGTCTGTGGGCTGACCCCGCCGAGGCGAAGAAGATCGCCCGGGCCGCCGCTGAGAATCCGGCGAAGGTCGAATTTTTCGAAAAGAAGATCCGCCCGATCCTGGTCAGCAATTGTAATAGCTGCCACTCGGCGGAAACGAACTCAAGGGGTGGCTTGCGGGTTGACGATCTTGGCGGGCTGTTAATGGGTGGCGCTAGTGGAGCAGCGATCGTCCCGGGAAATCCAGGCGACAGCTTGCTGATTCAAGCCGTTCGTTACGAAGGCTTGGAAATGCCGCCGAAGAAGCGGCTGACCGACGAACAGATTGCCGATCTGACGACCTGGATCACCGACGGTGCTGCCTGGCCGAAGGCCGAGTTCTCCGCTGACTTGACGAAGCCGAATGCCAAGTATGAAGAGCTGCGGAAGTCGCATTGGGCTTGGCAACCGCTGACGAGCACAACGCCCCCCTCGGTCGTGAGCCAGGCGTGGCCCCGCGATGAACTCGATCGCTATGTGCTGGCCAAGTTGGAAGAGAGCAAGCTCGCTCCCGTTGCGGATGCCGAGAAGCGTGATTTGATTCGCCGCGTGACCTTCGACTTAACCGGCCTACCGCCGACACTGGACCAAATTGCCGCGTTCCTGGCCGATGACTCGCCGCAGGCCTTCGAAAAGATGGTGGATGGACTACTCGCTTCGCCTGCGTTCGGTGAGCGTTGGGGCCGGCACTGGCTCGACGTCGCTCGTTACGGAGAATCGACCGGCTCGGCCCGCAATCTGCCGTATCCGCATGCCTGGCGCTATCGCGACTACGTTATCGACTCGATCAACGCCGACAAACCCTACGACCAGTTCATTCGCGAACAAATCGCCGGCGACCTGCTGCCGTCGGATTCGCCCGAGCAGAAGGCTGAGCAACTTGTTGCGACGGGTCTTCTCGCGCTGGGCGTGAAAGATGTGAACCAGCGGTTCAAAGTCCGCTTCATCATGGACAACATCGACGAGCAGATCGACACGGTCACTCGGTCGGTTTTGGCGCTAACCGCCAGTTGTGCTCGCTGCCACGATCACAAGTTCGATCCAATTCCAACTGCCGACTACTATGCCCTCGCCGGAATCTTCCAAAGCAGCGACTTGTGCGGCGGCCTGCGCAACAAGATGGGTGGCGGTGGACTCGACTATTACGACAAGTCGCTGCTGCTGACCATCTCTTCAGCCTCAGCTGAATCGGCCGAACCTAGTGCCAAAGAAGCCGAAGCCAAGGAAAATCTTGAATTGGCACGCAAGGAATTTCAGCGATTGCAGAATTCGCCCGAAGGAAATGAAAAGGCTAAAGATGGCCGGCCGAAAAAGCTGGTGGCGCGTCAGAAATTCAATAAGGCGCAGCAAGACCTGCAGGCGATGTCTGACCCCGCCCTTCTTGGTCACGTTGCTTATGGCGTGCGAGATTCCCAGCAAATTGCCGACACCGAAATTCGAATTCGTGGCGAAGCCGAAAAGCTTGGCCCGGTTGTGCCGAGAGGTTTTCTTTCGGTGGTCGATGTGCCGAATGCCAAGCCGGTGAACGTGGAACAAAGTGGTCGCTTGGAACTGGCTCTGTGGCTGACGAGCCCTGAGAACCCACTCACCAGTCGCGTCATGGCCAATCGCGTTTGGCAAAAGCTGTTCGGCGACGGGTTGGTGAAGAGCGTCGATAACTTCGGCGTGACCGGCGAAGCGCCGTCGCACCCAGAACTGCTCGATCATCTAGCTCAGCGGTTCGTTTCCGACGGCTGGTCGGTCAAGAATTTGGTTCGGTCGATTGTGCTCAGCCGCACCTATCAACTTAGTTCGCAAGAGACGACCGCTCATCGCAACGTTGACCCCGCGAATCGACTGCTGTGGCGTCATAACCCCCGCCGACTAACCGCAGAAGAGATTCGCGATGCGTCGTTGGTCGCCACCAGCACGCTCGATCCACAGCGGCCGACGAGCGCAACTTCGAAGAATCTCAAGGTCACCGAGATTCGCAACAACGGGCCCGAAGCCGCAACCATTGGCAACGAAGCGCTCGCCAGTAAACATCGCAGTGTCTACTTACCACTTCTCCGCGGGCTGACGCCAACTTCGCTGGCCGTGTTCGATCCAGCTGAGCAAGGCATGGTGAGTGGCGCTCGAGACACAACCACGGTCGCACCGCAGGCGTTGTACTTACTCAACGATCCGTTTGTTCGGCAGCAGGCAATGGAATTGACGGTACGAGTCCAGCAGCAAACCACGGACGACGCGGAGCGGATATCGCTTGCTTATGAATTGGTTTTAGGACGCCCCGCCAGTGATTCCGAGATCGCCCGCGTTCAAAGTTACTTAATTGACTTTGAACAGACAGCCCAGGAAGTTTTCCCCAATTCAAAGCCTGCCTCCAAGGTTCAGGTGGCCGCGGTGTCGGCGAATGACGAAGTGACGGATGCTGCCAGCAGCAGCACTGCAAAGAAGAAATCGACTGCACCTGCGGATCCAGATAACGTCGATCAAACCGACCTGACCGTTCGCAAAGATGTCTCAGGCCCGCGCGATCCCAAACTCGCAGCTTGGGCCAGTTTCTGCCAGGCCCTGTTTGGTTCCGCAGAGTTCCGGTACCTGAAATAG
- a CDS encoding sodium/pantothenate symporter, whose protein sequence is MLELLAQAPSAADKDANYGTLIALVIFIAASVWLGTLAQRVVKKSSFVKGFFLGNRGLGAWAVALTATVQSGGTFMGFPSLVYTHGWIVALWIGSYMVVPITGFGLIGKRIAHISRHTGAITMPDLFRARFASPTLGLITSLLIIVFMSAMMVAQFKAGATVMKLAAPSGNFLSLSEDAETQSDQLYWIGLAVFSITVVGYTLIGGFLAAVWTDLFQSVMMFIGVLALLGLSLYSVGGLEKASRGAVVSAQQAAENAEARRAAKEMREPQPVSENAGLAFISGPGFSNDGRQYLPLTLAVSFFFFWPATGFASPASVTRIMACKDTRTLRRSVVLLCAYNLGIYLPLIAICICARSLMPDLEKPDEVIPRMAMKMTDGLPGGSLLAGVILAAPFGAIMATVSSYLVVISSGLVRDVYQRFINPHATDRQLQWLARCGMLTVGVIAVVLNIRPVVYLQTLVVFASGGAGACFIVPCLMLCYWRRATAVGVGAAMLSGAATMITVYTVGMFTPDPMIGPIAGLRPFYPFGFEPLIFGVLISAVVGIVVSLNSEPPAEEIVSPLFDAPPLTTEPASPSPAP, encoded by the coding sequence ATGCTTGAGTTGCTGGCCCAAGCGCCCAGTGCTGCCGATAAGGATGCCAATTACGGCACGCTTATCGCCTTGGTCATCTTCATTGCTGCTTCGGTCTGGCTCGGCACGCTCGCGCAGCGGGTGGTGAAGAAGAGCTCGTTCGTGAAAGGCTTCTTCCTCGGCAATCGCGGCCTCGGCGCGTGGGCAGTGGCCCTCACTGCCACCGTGCAAAGCGGCGGCACCTTCATGGGCTTTCCGTCGCTCGTCTATACGCACGGCTGGATAGTCGCTCTCTGGATCGGCAGCTATATGGTCGTGCCGATCACCGGCTTCGGCCTGATCGGCAAACGGATCGCGCATATCTCGCGCCATACCGGCGCCATCACCATGCCCGACCTGTTTCGGGCCCGCTTTGCCAGCCCCACGCTGGGACTCATTACCTCGCTGCTAATTATCGTCTTCATGTCGGCCATGATGGTCGCGCAGTTCAAAGCTGGCGCGACAGTCATGAAGCTGGCCGCCCCCAGTGGCAACTTTCTCTCGCTTAGCGAAGATGCCGAAACGCAAAGCGATCAGCTGTATTGGATTGGCCTCGCGGTGTTCTCGATCACCGTCGTGGGCTACACCCTCATCGGTGGTTTTCTGGCCGCTGTGTGGACCGACCTGTTCCAAAGCGTGATGATGTTCATCGGCGTCCTTGCGCTGCTGGGGCTTTCGCTCTATAGCGTCGGCGGCTTGGAGAAAGCGTCCCGTGGGGCCGTCGTCAGCGCGCAACAGGCAGCCGAAAATGCCGAAGCGAGACGCGCGGCCAAGGAGATGCGCGAGCCTCAGCCAGTGAGCGAGAATGCAGGTCTGGCCTTCATCTCCGGACCTGGTTTTTCGAATGATGGCCGTCAATATTTGCCGCTGACGCTCGCGGTCTCGTTCTTCTTTTTCTGGCCCGCCACCGGCTTTGCCTCGCCGGCGAGCGTAACGCGGATCATGGCCTGCAAAGACACTCGCACGTTGCGCCGCAGTGTGGTCCTCCTCTGTGCCTACAACTTGGGCATCTATCTGCCTCTCATCGCCATCTGCATCTGCGCCCGCTCGCTGATGCCCGACCTGGAAAAGCCCGACGAAGTGATTCCGCGAATGGCGATGAAAATGACCGACGGCCTCCCCGGCGGTTCGCTCTTGGCTGGCGTCATACTCGCCGCCCCCTTCGGAGCGATCATGGCCACAGTCAGTTCTTACCTGGTGGTGATTTCGTCCGGGCTCGTGCGCGATGTCTATCAGCGTTTCATCAATCCCCACGCCACCGACCGCCAACTGCAATGGCTGGCGCGCTGTGGAATGTTGACAGTTGGTGTAATCGCCGTGGTGTTGAATATTCGACCCGTCGTCTATCTGCAAACGTTGGTCGTGTTTGCCTCCGGCGGCGCGGGGGCCTGCTTCATCGTTCCCTGCCTGATGCTCTGCTATTGGCGGCGCGCGACTGCGGTGGGAGTCGGTGCGGCGATGCTCAGCGGGGCGGCGACGATGATCACGGTCTATACCGTGGGCATGTTTACCCCCGACCCGATGATCGGCCCAATTGCCGGTTTGCGACCCTTTTACCCGTTTGGTTTTGAACCACTGATTTTCGGTGTCTTGATTTCAGCCGTCGTGGGCATTGTCGTGAGCTTGAATAGCGAACCACCCGCGGAAGAAATTGTCTCGCCGCTGTTCGATGCCCCACCACTGACCACCGAGCCTGCCTCCCCATCTCCCGCTCCGTAA
- a CDS encoding SMP-30/gluconolactonase/LRE family protein, whose amino-acid sequence MLRFTSLLLLFLPLFAHAEERWLWSTAYAVPKETTSEGSGYFSIIEGKNGHIYVGAAKYGSNAYLVGFDPQAKEMKIAVDCMKEIGSTATGFAAQAKIHTRNNIGPSGKIYFGTKQGYTKKGESLTDYPGGYPMVYDPATGKTKVYDIPVKHQGIISVTPDESRNLAYISTCDDGRPIEKSRFLVLDLATGKYKDLIETEHMYAFIVVDHLGRAYHPLRGGDIARYDPRTEKLERLKQTIDGAAPKADSHLVDENSHCLNWDISPDGKTLWCVAMSGNQLYSYDLTKEGDTLVGKSHGPLLKSAVSTDCRALCVAADGKLWMGINAVEERPANDPKKPDAMKKETFMHLISFGPGQDACRDHGRIAIKNPDYTTFTDDAGKQLPWHHGVYKYSDGTTLPRYSCLGVCAARDGTVYVLSLAPFTLHAIEPE is encoded by the coding sequence ATGCTTCGCTTCACTTCACTTCTGCTCCTCTTTCTCCCTCTCTTCGCTCACGCCGAAGAAAGGTGGCTCTGGTCTACGGCCTACGCAGTTCCGAAGGAGACAACCAGTGAGGGAAGCGGCTATTTCTCAATCATCGAAGGGAAGAATGGACACATCTATGTCGGGGCGGCCAAGTACGGCAGCAATGCGTACCTGGTTGGCTTCGATCCGCAGGCGAAAGAGATGAAGATCGCCGTCGACTGCATGAAGGAGATCGGCAGCACGGCGACCGGCTTTGCCGCGCAGGCGAAGATTCATACCCGCAATAACATCGGCCCTAGCGGCAAAATCTACTTCGGCACCAAGCAGGGATATACGAAGAAGGGCGAGTCGCTCACGGATTATCCCGGCGGCTATCCCATGGTTTACGATCCGGCAACCGGCAAGACCAAGGTCTACGACATTCCAGTCAAGCATCAGGGGATCATCAGCGTAACGCCGGACGAGAGCCGGAATCTCGCCTACATCAGCACGTGCGACGACGGCCGCCCGATTGAAAAATCGCGGTTCCTCGTGCTCGATCTCGCGACCGGCAAATACAAAGACCTGATCGAGACGGAGCACATGTATGCGTTCATCGTCGTCGATCACCTGGGGCGGGCCTATCATCCGCTGCGGGGTGGCGATATCGCCCGCTACGATCCGCGCACCGAGAAGCTCGAACGGCTGAAGCAAACGATCGATGGTGCGGCACCGAAGGCAGATTCTCACTTGGTCGACGAGAACAGCCATTGCCTCAACTGGGATATTTCGCCCGACGGGAAAACACTCTGGTGCGTGGCCATGAGCGGCAACCAGCTTTATAGCTACGACCTGACGAAAGAAGGTGACACGCTTGTGGGTAAATCGCACGGCCCGCTGTTGAAGAGCGCCGTCTCGACCGATTGCCGGGCCCTATGCGTCGCGGCCGATGGCAAGCTTTGGATGGGAATTAACGCGGTCGAAGAGCGCCCCGCGAATGATCCGAAGAAGCCCGACGCCATGAAGAAAGAAACCTTCATGCACCTCATCAGCTTTGGGCCGGGACAGGACGCTTGCCGCGATCATGGCCGCATCGCGATCAAGAATCCCGACTACACCACCTTCACCGACGACGCGGGCAAGCAACTTCCCTGGCATCACGGCGTCTACAAATACAGCGACGGCACCACCTTGCCACGTTACTCTTGCTTAGGCGTGTGCGCCGCCCGCGATGGCACGGTATATGTGCTCTCGCTCGCACCGTTTACTTTGCACGCGATTGAACCAGAATGA
- a CDS encoding DUF1559 domain-containing protein gives MKISKLIRWQIAQRTDARRGFTLVELLVVIAIIGVLIALLLPAVQAAREAARRMQCANNLRQIGLASHNLHDTYQFLPPAFLGDSDEDKPNGFATWAALILPFAEGNNQYNKWDIKYRVADQVPEAYQTKIKMYFCPSRLSHVPSVNDFADPGGALSDYAGSFGTDNQGAKSNGAIIPNKPQVGVEAGTGKDYLIHWSGPITMAAISDGTSNTLMYGEKHVRPNSLRGKNEDRSIFSGVRNTHRRMAGVSPNGAEVRPLLPPDAKGAQANSSFGSSHPGICQFVMVDGSVQSLRLDLDVAILSKLAQRDDGEVVPAW, from the coding sequence ATGAAGATTTCAAAGCTGATTCGTTGGCAGATCGCGCAGCGCACGGATGCTCGCCGCGGTTTTACGTTGGTGGAACTGCTGGTGGTGATTGCCATCATCGGTGTGCTCATTGCCTTGCTGCTCCCCGCGGTGCAAGCCGCTCGCGAAGCAGCTCGGCGCATGCAGTGTGCGAACAACCTGCGGCAGATCGGTCTGGCCTCGCACAACTTGCACGATACCTATCAGTTTCTGCCGCCAGCCTTCTTGGGTGACTCGGACGAAGACAAGCCCAATGGCTTCGCCACCTGGGCCGCGCTGATTCTGCCCTTCGCGGAAGGGAACAATCAATACAACAAGTGGGACATCAAATATCGCGTCGCCGATCAGGTGCCCGAAGCTTATCAAACCAAAATCAAGATGTACTTCTGCCCGTCGCGTTTGTCGCATGTGCCGAGCGTGAACGACTTCGCCGATCCCGGTGGTGCGCTGAGCGATTACGCAGGCTCGTTTGGTACGGACAATCAAGGTGCGAAGTCGAACGGTGCGATCATCCCCAACAAGCCGCAAGTCGGTGTCGAAGCAGGAACCGGTAAGGACTACCTGATTCACTGGTCGGGACCGATCACCATGGCCGCCATCAGCGACGGCACTTCAAACACCCTGATGTACGGCGAGAAGCACGTTCGTCCCAACTCGCTTCGCGGTAAGAACGAAGACCGCAGCATCTTCAGTGGTGTACGCAACACACATCGCCGGATGGCCGGTGTTTCGCCGAACGGGGCCGAAGTTCGTCCGCTGCTGCCACCCGATGCCAAGGGCGCGCAAGCCAATAGCAGCTTCGGCAGCTCGCACCCCGGTATCTGCCAGTTCGTAATGGTCGACGGCAGCGTGCAGTCGCTGCGGTTGGATTTGGATGTGGCCATTCTCTCGAAGTTGGCTCAGCGAGACGACGGCGAAGTGGTCCCCGCTTGGTAA